A region of the Pantoea alfalfae genome:
GGGCGCGTAAAACCCCCTATATCGTCGGCATGCTGATGGCGTCGAGCCTGGTGCTGGCGGCGATTATTCCCGGTAACGGCGGCATCATCGCCATTATGTCCTTCGCCTTTTTCGGCAAAGGCATCGCGGCGGGCGCAGGCACCTGGACAGTGATCAGCGACACCGCACCGAAAGAGGCAGTGGGTCTGGCGGGTGCCATTTTTAACGGCATTGGCAACATTGCCGGTTTCACCACGCCGCTGCTGTTCGGCATCATCGTCGGGCTGACCGGCAGCTACAGCATCGGGCTGGCGTTTGTGGCGGCACACTGCGTGGTTGCGGCGCTGCTGTTCCTGCTGGTGATGGGACCGATTGAACGCGTGGGCGAAGAGACCGATCGCCCGGCATCCTATAACAATCAGGAGAAAGAAGATGGCATTAAAGCAATGTAAGGTGCTGATCAGAGGGAAATTCCTGCCGCCGCAGCTGATAGAGAACATTGAAAAGACGTTCACCGCGTTCCGGCTGTGGGAGGCGGACGATGAGAGCGCTTTTCTGGCTGAACAGGGTGCTGCCATCGACATACTGGTCACCAGCGGCAACGCGGTAATGGGGGCATCCGCCGCACTGATCGCGGCATTGCCCAACCTCAAAGCGATCTGCAGTAACGGCGTCGGGTATGACAGCATTGATACGGAAGCCGCCCGATCGCGCGGCATTGTGGTGACCAACACGCCGGAGGTGCTCAATGATTGCGTCGCGGATCTGGGCATGGCGCTGCTGCTGGATGTGGCGCGCCGCATCAGTGAGGCCGATCGCTTCACACGCGCCGGGCACTGGACGCAGGGCCGCTTTCCGCTGAGCAGCAAAATCGGCGGCAAGGTGTGCGGTATCGTCGGGCTGGGCAATATCGGCCAGGCGGTAGCCAGGCGCGCGCAGGCGTTTGGTATGCAGATTCACTACTACAACCCGCGTTCACGTCCTGACGTGCCCTATACCCGGCATGAGAGCCTGGTGGCGCTGGCGCAGCAGGCCGATTTTCTGGTGCTCACGCTGCCAGGCGGTGCCGCAACGCGCCATATCATTAACGCAGACGTGCTGCAGGCGCTGGGCCCGCAGGGTTATCTGATTAACATCGCGCGCGGCAGCGTGGTGGATCAGCAGGCGCTGGTGGATGCGCTGGAAACCGGGCAGATCGCCGGTGCCGGGCTGGATGTGTTTGAACAGGAGCCGCATGTCCCTGACGCCCTGCGCCCGCGCGACAATGTGGTGATTACGCCACATATCGCCAGCAGCACCCGCGAAACCATGGCGGCGATGGCCGGCCTGGTGTTTGAGAACATGCTGGCGTTTGCCCGTGGCGAGCCGGTGCTGACCCGCGTAGTCTAACGGCAACAATGACTTAACCATGATGGGCAGAGCGTGAGACAGGATGCTTCTCCTCTGACCACTCGCCCGCGCGCCGCCTCCGCACAAAACAGCCTGAAGAATATTTGTCCAGCTGCCGATATCACCTTACCACCCGCTGATCGTAAGGAGTGATAGCGTGATAAAGCTGATTACCATTGATGAACTGCGCCCTGGGATGTTTATCCACAAGCTGGAGGTCTGGTGGATAAAGGACGAGCGCATTCATAATCAGATGCTGATCACCGATCCACGACAAATCGCCACGTTACGCAGTGAAGGGATCCGCCAGCTCTGGATCGACCTCGATCGATCTGTGCAGGCGCCGATCGCCACCTCGATCGCGAAAAGAACCATTGGGCGTACCCCATTTTTTCAGGAACTGGACCAGGCACAGCTGATCTTTCAGCAGGGCAAACCGAAAGTACTGGCGATGTTCAACGAAGCGCGGCTGGGTAACGGCCTGAAGCTTGATTATATGATGGATCTGGTGGATGACATCGCCGGCTCGATCACGCGTGAACCCTCAGCGATGCTCAGCGTGGCGCGGCTGAAAAATCATGATGACTACACCTATCTGCACTCCATGGCGGTCTGCGGGCTGATGATTGCACTGGGTAAAAAACTCGGGCTGGATGAGCAGCAGCTGCGTCGGGTGGGCATGGGCGGTTTACTGCATGATGTCGGCAAAGCCGCTGTGCCGCTGGCGATCCTGAACAAAGCGGGCAAGCTGACGGAAGAGGAGTTCAGGGTGATGCGCGAGCATCCGGTGGTGGGCACGCAGATGCTGATTGAAGCCGACGCCGATGACGATTTGCTCGATATCGCCCTGCATCATCATGAAAAATATGATGGCAGTGGCTACCCGCACCGTCTGAAAGGGGAAGCGATTTCGTTCTACGCCCGGATGGCAGCGGTGTGTGATGTCTACGATGCTGTCACCTCAACCCGCTCCTATCGCAACGGCTGGACACCGGCAGAGGCGATGCACCAGATGCTGAGCTGGCGCGGCCATTTCGATCCGGGCCTGCTGCACACCTTCGTGCGAACCATCGGCATCTATCCGGTAGGTTCGCTGGTGCGTCTGGCTTCCGGCCGGGTGGCGCTGGTGGTAAAGGCAGGCGAAAAATCGCTGATGCGCCCCTGTGTGCATGTCTTCTGGTCGCTGCACGCCCAGCGCGAAGTGAAACCGGAGGAGCTCGACCTCGGCGACAGTTTCTGCACCGACAGTATTGTGGGCGCAGAGGACAGTGCACTATGGGGTAACGTCGATCTCAATCGTATCTGGGCGCTGGAAGTCGCCTGATTTTTCGCCATTTTTACACTATTTTTACGCCCGCCCGCTGCATTTTAACCCCTTCTTTATACGCCTCCGCGCAAGCTACGCCATAAATCCAATCCTCTGGAGGTTCCTGTGAGCGTGGGCGTAATAACCGGCATTGTGCTGGTGGTGTTGTTACTGGGCTATCTGATCTATGCCCTGTTAAATGCGGAGGCTTTCTGATGGCGGCCAATGCTTTTTTACTCATCGCATTTTATCTGGTGCTGCTGATGGTGCTGGCGCAGCCGCTTGGCCGGGGCCTGGCCGCGTTAGTGGCCGACAAGCCGGTGTTTGCCCGGCTGGAAGCGCCGCTGTGGCGACTGCTGGGCGCGCAGCAATCGGACATGCGCTGGCCGCACTACCTGCTGGCGATTCTGCTGTTTAATGCGCTGGGTTTCGTGGTGCTGCTGGCAATATTGCTGATGCAGGGCGCGCTGCCGCTGAATCCGCAGCAGCTGCCTGGCCTGAGCTGGCATCTGGCGCTGAACACCGCCGTGAGCTTCGTCACCAACACCAACTGGCAATCCTACAGCGGCGAAAGCACCCTGAGCTATTTCAGTCAGATGGTGGGCCTGACGGTGCAGAACTTCCTCTCAGCCGCAACCGGGATCGCCGTGGCGTTTGCGCTGATCCGTGGCTTCGCTAACCGCAGCGCTGCGACCCTGGGTAACGCCTGGCGCGACCTGACGCGCATCACGCTCTATGTCTTACTGCCGATCAGCCTGCTGGTGGCGCTGTTCTTTGTCAGTCAGGGCAGCATCCAGAACTTCGCACCTTATCACAGCTTCACCACGCTGGAAGGCGTGCAGCAGACGCTGTCGATGGGACCGGTGGCGTCGCAGGAAGCGATCAAAATGCTGGGCACCAACGGTGGCGGCTTCTTTAACGCCAACTCCTCCCATCCATTTGAAAACCCGACGGTGCTGACCAACCTGGTGCAGATGCTGAGCATCTTTCTGATCCCGGCGGCGCTCTGCTTCGCGTTTGGCGAAAGCGTACGCGATCGTCGTCAGGGCCACATGCTGCTGTGGGCGATGACGCTGATGTTTGTCGCGGCGGTATCGGTCGTCATGTGGGCCGAACTGCAGGGCAACCCGCATTTCCTCCAGCTGGGGGCCGACAGCGCCGTCAACATGGAAGGCAAAGAGACGCGCTTTGGCATTCTTAACAGCAGCCTGTTCGCGGTCATTACCACCGCGGCCTCCTGCGGTGCGGTGAATGCCATGCACGACTCCTTTACTGCGCTGGGTGGCATGGTGCCGATGTGGCTGATGCAGCTGGGCGAAGTGGTGTTTGGCGGCGTCGGTGCCGGTCTCTACGGCATGCTGCTGTTTGTGCTGCTGGCGGTGTTTATCGCCGGGCTGATGATCGGTCGTACCCCGGAATTCCTGGGCAAAAAAATCGACGTCTGGGAGATGAAGATGACCGCGCTGGCGATTCTGGTCACCCCGGCGCTGGTGCTGATCGGCACCGCGCTGGCGATGATGACCGACGCTGGCCGCAGTGCAATGGCGAACCCCGGCATTCATGGCTTCAGCGAAGTGCTCTACGCCGTCTCCTCGGCGGCCAACAACAACGGCAGCGCCTTCGCCGGGCTGAGTGCTAACACGCCGTTCTGGAACCTGTTACTGGCGGTCTGCATGCTGCTGGGCCGCTTCGGCATCATCATTCCGGTGATGGCGATAGCCGGTGCGATGGCGGTGAAAAAAGTGCAGCCGGTAGGTAACGGCACGCTGCCAACCCACGGTCCGCTGTTTATTGCCCTGCTGATCGGCACGGTGCTGCTGGTGGGTGCACTGACCTTTATTCCTGCTCTGGCGCTGGGCCCGGTGGCTGAGCATCTGCAACTTGTTCAGGGACAATCCTCATGAGTCGTCAACAACAGGCATTATTTGACGCAGCGCTGCTGCGTACCTCGGCCTGGGATGCGGTGAAAAAGCTCGATCCCCGGGTACAGTTCCGTAACCCGGTGATGTTTGTGGTCTGGCTCGGCAGCGTGCTGACTACGCTACTGGCGCTGGCCATGCTGTCTGGCCGCATCAGCGGCAGCGCCAGTTTTACCGGCGCGATTGCGCTCTGGCTCTGGTTCACCGTGCTGTTCGCCAACCTGGCGGAGGCGCTGGCTGAAGGGCGCAGTAAAGCCCAGGCGAGCAGCCTGAAAGGAGTGAAAAAGACCAGCTTTGCCAAAAAACTGTCAGCGGCGCGTTATGGCGCGGAGTGGCAGCAGGTCAGTGCCGATGCGCTGCGCAAAGGCGACGCGGTGCTGGTCGAAGCGGGCGACATTATTCCCTGCGACGGTGAAGTGATAGAGGGTGGTGCCTCCGTGGATGAGAGCGCCATTACCGGTGAATCTGCACCGGTGATCCGTGAGTCAGGCGGTGACTTCGCCTCCGTCACGGGCGGTACGCGTATTCTCTCTGACTGGCTGGTCATTACCTGTAGCGCCAACCCGGGTGAAACCTTCCTTGACCGGATGATCGCCATGGTGGAAGGTGCGAAACGTCGCAAAACCCCGAATGAGATTGCCCTGACCATCCTGCTGGTGTCGCTGACTATCGTGTTCCTGCTGGCGACCGTCACGCTCTGGCCGTTCTCGGCCTGGGGCGGCAAGCCGGTCAGCATCACCGTACTGGTGGCGCTGCTGGTCTGTCTGATCCCCACCACTATCGGCGGGCTGTTGTCGGCGATTGGGGTGGCGGGGATGAGCCGTATGCTGGGTGCGAACGTCATTGCGACCAGCGGACGTGCGGTGGAAGCCGCAGGCGATGTGGATGTGCTGATGCTGGACAAAACCGGCACCATCACGCTGGGTAACCGTCAGGCGACCCAGTTCCTGCCCGCGCCGGGCGTCAGCGAAGAGCAACTGGCCGACGCCGCGCAGCTCGCCTCGCTGGCCGATGAGACACCTGAAGGCCGCAGCATCGTGGTGCTGGCGAAGCAGCGCTTTAATCTGCGTGAACGCGATCTCAGCAGCATGGGCGCCAGCTTTATTCCGTTCTCAGCCCAGACCCGCATGAGTGGCGTAAACGTGCAGGACCGGTTGATCCGCAAGGGTGCGGTCGATGCGGTACGTCGTCATATTGAAGCGAACCATGGCCGTTTCCCTGCCGAGGTCAATGCGCAGGTGGAAGAGGTGGCACGCAGTGGCGGCACGCCACTGGTGGTGTCAGAGGGCGCGAACGTGCTGGGCGTGGTGGCGCTGAAAGATATCGTGAAGGGCGGCATCAAAGAACGCTTTGCCGAACTGCGCAAAATGGGCATTAAAACGGTGATGATCACCGGCGATAACCCGCTGACCGCCGCGGCCATTGCGGCGGAAGCGGGCGTGGATGACTTCCTGTCAGAGGCGACGCCGGAAGCCAAACTGGCGCTGATCCGCCAGTATCAGGCAGAAGGACGGTTAGTGGCGATGACCGGCGACGGCACCAACGATGCGCCTGCCCTGGCGCAGGCGGATGTGGCGGTGGCGATGAACTCCGGTACCCAGGCGGCGAAAGAGGCGGGCAACATGGTCGATCTCGACTCGAACCCGACCAAGCTGCTGGAAGTGGTGCACATCGGTAAACAGATGCTGATGACGCGCGGTTCCCTGACCACCTTCAGTATCGCCAACGACGTGGCGAAATATTTCGCCATCATTCCGGCGGCGTTTGCGGCCACCTATCCGCAGCTCAACATGCTGAACGTGATGCAGCTGCACTCGCCCGCCAGCGCGATTCTGTCGGCAGTGATCTTTAACGCCCTGGTGATTATCTTCCTGATCCCGCTGGCCCTGAAAGGCGTCAGCTACCGCCCGCTGAGTGCTGCTGCGCTGCTGCGCCGCAACCTGCTGATTTACGGTCTGGGTGGCCTGCTGGTGCCGTTTGTCGGCATCAAAGCGATCGATCTGCTGTTAGTGCTTTCAGGCATGGCCTGAGGAGAAAAAAATGAGTCAGTTACGTCCGGCAATTTTACTGTTGTTGTTGCTTACGCTTGTGACCGGCGTGGTTTATCCTTTCCTCACCACCGGGCTGGCGCAGTGGCTTTTTCCGGCCCAGGCCAATGGCTCGCTGCTGGAGGAGGAGGGCGTGGCGCACGGATCTGCGCTGATTGGGCAGAACTTTACCCAGCCCGGCTATTTCTGGGGGCGTCCTTCAGCCACCAGTGATAAAGCCTATAACCCGCTGGCCTCGGGCGGCAGTAATCTGGCCGCCAGCAACCCGGCGCTGGATAAAGCGGTGGCCGACCGCATCGCTGTTCTGCGGGCCGCCAATCCCCAGGCAGCGGCCGCCGTGCCGGTTGAGCTGGTGACTGCTTCCGCCAGCGGGCTGGACCCGGATATTTCGCCTCAGGCTGCACTGTGGCAGGCTCTGCGTGTCGCTGCCAGCCGCAAGGTGCCGGTGGCACAGGTCGAGGCGCTGATTGAAAAGATGACGCATCGTCCGCTGCTGCCCTTCCTCGGCACACCGACCCTCAATGTGTTGCAGCTGAATATAGCGCTCAACGAACTGTAATGGTGTAAAGGAAGCGATGAACCACGAACCCCAGCGTCCCGATCCCGACGCGCTGCTGCAGGCTAACCGCGAGAGTCATCGCGGACAGCTGAAGATTTACTTTGGTGCCTGTGCGGGCGTGGGCAAAACCTACGCCATGCTGCAGGAGGCACAGCGGCTGCGTGCGCAGGGTCTGGATGTGCTGATCGGCGTGGTAGAGACCCACGACCGGCCGGAAACCGCGCAGCTGCTGACAGGCTTAACCCTGCTGCCGCGGCGCGCAACCGGCCGCTCGCGTCATGCGGAGTTTGATCTTGATGCTGCGCTGGCCCGC
Encoded here:
- a CDS encoding 2-hydroxyacid dehydrogenase, with translation MALKQCKVLIRGKFLPPQLIENIEKTFTAFRLWEADDESAFLAEQGAAIDILVTSGNAVMGASAALIAALPNLKAICSNGVGYDSIDTEAARSRGIVVTNTPEVLNDCVADLGMALLLDVARRISEADRFTRAGHWTQGRFPLSSKIGGKVCGIVGLGNIGQAVARRAQAFGMQIHYYNPRSRPDVPYTRHESLVALAQQADFLVLTLPGGAATRHIINADVLQALGPQGYLINIARGSVVDQQALVDALETGQIAGAGLDVFEQEPHVPDALRPRDNVVITPHIASSTRETMAAMAGLVFENMLAFARGEPVLTRVV
- the kdpB gene encoding potassium-transporting ATPase subunit KdpB, with translation MSRQQQALFDAALLRTSAWDAVKKLDPRVQFRNPVMFVVWLGSVLTTLLALAMLSGRISGSASFTGAIALWLWFTVLFANLAEALAEGRSKAQASSLKGVKKTSFAKKLSAARYGAEWQQVSADALRKGDAVLVEAGDIIPCDGEVIEGGASVDESAITGESAPVIRESGGDFASVTGGTRILSDWLVITCSANPGETFLDRMIAMVEGAKRRKTPNEIALTILLVSLTIVFLLATVTLWPFSAWGGKPVSITVLVALLVCLIPTTIGGLLSAIGVAGMSRMLGANVIATSGRAVEAAGDVDVLMLDKTGTITLGNRQATQFLPAPGVSEEQLADAAQLASLADETPEGRSIVVLAKQRFNLRERDLSSMGASFIPFSAQTRMSGVNVQDRLIRKGAVDAVRRHIEANHGRFPAEVNAQVEEVARSGGTPLVVSEGANVLGVVALKDIVKGGIKERFAELRKMGIKTVMITGDNPLTAAAIAAEAGVDDFLSEATPEAKLALIRQYQAEGRLVAMTGDGTNDAPALAQADVAVAMNSGTQAAKEAGNMVDLDSNPTKLLEVVHIGKQMLMTRGSLTTFSIANDVAKYFAIIPAAFAATYPQLNMLNVMQLHSPASAILSAVIFNALVIIFLIPLALKGVSYRPLSAAALLRRNLLIYGLGGLLVPFVGIKAIDLLLVLSGMA
- the kdpF gene encoding K(+)-transporting ATPase subunit F, whose protein sequence is MSVGVITGIVLVVLLLGYLIYALLNAEAF
- a CDS encoding HD-GYP domain-containing protein; translation: MIKLITIDELRPGMFIHKLEVWWIKDERIHNQMLITDPRQIATLRSEGIRQLWIDLDRSVQAPIATSIAKRTIGRTPFFQELDQAQLIFQQGKPKVLAMFNEARLGNGLKLDYMMDLVDDIAGSITREPSAMLSVARLKNHDDYTYLHSMAVCGLMIALGKKLGLDEQQLRRVGMGGLLHDVGKAAVPLAILNKAGKLTEEEFRVMREHPVVGTQMLIEADADDDLLDIALHHHEKYDGSGYPHRLKGEAISFYARMAAVCDVYDAVTSTRSYRNGWTPAEAMHQMLSWRGHFDPGLLHTFVRTIGIYPVGSLVRLASGRVALVVKAGEKSLMRPCVHVFWSLHAQREVKPEELDLGDSFCTDSIVGAEDSALWGNVDLNRIWALEVA
- the kdpC gene encoding potassium-transporting ATPase subunit KdpC, which gives rise to MSQLRPAILLLLLLTLVTGVVYPFLTTGLAQWLFPAQANGSLLEEEGVAHGSALIGQNFTQPGYFWGRPSATSDKAYNPLASGGSNLAASNPALDKAVADRIAVLRAANPQAAAAVPVELVTASASGLDPDISPQAALWQALRVAASRKVPVAQVEALIEKMTHRPLLPFLGTPTLNVLQLNIALNEL
- the kdpA gene encoding potassium-transporting ATPase subunit KdpA — encoded protein: MAANAFLLIAFYLVLLMVLAQPLGRGLAALVADKPVFARLEAPLWRLLGAQQSDMRWPHYLLAILLFNALGFVVLLAILLMQGALPLNPQQLPGLSWHLALNTAVSFVTNTNWQSYSGESTLSYFSQMVGLTVQNFLSAATGIAVAFALIRGFANRSAATLGNAWRDLTRITLYVLLPISLLVALFFVSQGSIQNFAPYHSFTTLEGVQQTLSMGPVASQEAIKMLGTNGGGFFNANSSHPFENPTVLTNLVQMLSIFLIPAALCFAFGESVRDRRQGHMLLWAMTLMFVAAVSVVMWAELQGNPHFLQLGADSAVNMEGKETRFGILNSSLFAVITTAASCGAVNAMHDSFTALGGMVPMWLMQLGEVVFGGVGAGLYGMLLFVLLAVFIAGLMIGRTPEFLGKKIDVWEMKMTALAILVTPALVLIGTALAMMTDAGRSAMANPGIHGFSEVLYAVSSAANNNGSAFAGLSANTPFWNLLLAVCMLLGRFGIIIPVMAIAGAMAVKKVQPVGNGTLPTHGPLFIALLIGTVLLVGALTFIPALALGPVAEHLQLVQGQSS